One window from the genome of Oceaniferula flava encodes:
- a CDS encoding 50S ribosomal protein L11 methyltransferase, giving the protein MWVWSKLSGAKWMDAWEDRFYGNPNAVISKLKSQKTVRVEVYTETEEEAEKIKAQFGGSTRKLVHQNWAAMSEPERPPIRIRSSVIISGSRDDDARESLQQQFPGRHIIQIPADMAFGTGDHATTSTCLRLVTDIAAERKRAGHDWKLLDLGSGSGVIAIAARMLGAGYCHGMDFDPQAVKVAKRNVERNGVDQVKMTENDVLKWQPDGQWPVVVANMFSTILQQAFPIIVKAMEKDADLVVSGILNDQWQETLEVAQENGLDFQQVIHKGKWTTARGRLRQ; this is encoded by the coding sequence ATGTGGGTATGGTCCAAGTTATCCGGCGCCAAATGGATGGACGCCTGGGAAGATCGATTTTACGGTAATCCGAATGCCGTGATCTCGAAGTTGAAGTCGCAGAAAACCGTGCGAGTGGAGGTTTACACCGAGACCGAGGAGGAAGCGGAAAAAATCAAAGCTCAGTTCGGCGGCAGCACCCGTAAGCTGGTGCACCAGAACTGGGCAGCCATGTCCGAGCCTGAGCGCCCGCCCATTCGAATCCGCAGCTCCGTCATCATTTCCGGCTCACGGGACGACGACGCCCGCGAGTCCCTGCAGCAGCAGTTTCCGGGTCGGCACATCATCCAGATTCCTGCGGACATGGCCTTCGGCACCGGCGATCATGCTACCACATCCACCTGCCTGCGTCTGGTCACCGACATCGCGGCAGAACGCAAGCGCGCTGGTCACGACTGGAAACTTCTGGATCTCGGCAGTGGCAGCGGAGTGATCGCCATCGCCGCACGAATGCTCGGCGCAGGATACTGTCACGGCATGGATTTCGACCCACAAGCGGTGAAAGTCGCCAAGCGCAATGTCGAGCGCAATGGAGTCGATCAGGTGAAGATGACCGAAAACGACGTCCTGAAATGGCAACCCGATGGCCAGTGGCCGGTGGTGGTGGCCAATATGTTTTCCACTATCCTCCAGCAGGCCTTCCCTATCATTGTAAAAGCGATGGAAAAAGACGCCGATCTGGTGGTCTCCGGAATCCTCAACGACCAGTGGCAGGAAACGCTCGAAGTAGCACAAGAAAACGGTCTCGATTTCCAACAAGTAATCCACAAAGGTAAATGGACCACGGCCCGGGGCAGACTGCGCCAATAG
- a CDS encoding pyridoxal phosphate-dependent aminotransferase: MDSISSRVDKVAPSLTLSVTNQAKAMKARGEEVYGLAGGEPDQDTPDFIKQAAIDALNEGKTKYTPAAGIPELREAIAEKLKTDNGIDYDPRQIVVNSGAKQSCFNAILAVVEEGDEVIIPAPYWVSYPEMVRLAGGIPVIVETTAENDWKLTPEQFEENMTGLTKMIILNTPGNPTGSVYSADELKALGEVALYEDIIILSDEIYEHLVYGETKHTSIASLSKDLYDLTITVNGFSKAYSMTGWRIGYTAAPKPLADAISKIQGHTTSNATTFAQYGALAALAEGKDFIKDLNAEYDVRRQFVHGRLSAINNIKVVEPKGAFYCLVDTTDLGLKSVNLCDKLLTRYRVAAVPGIAFGNDNSIRISYCTTLDVLNEGLSRFEEFCKAH; the protein is encoded by the coding sequence ATGGACTCCATTTCATCACGCGTTGATAAGGTCGCCCCTTCGCTCACACTTTCTGTCACGAACCAAGCCAAGGCCATGAAGGCGCGCGGCGAAGAAGTTTACGGACTGGCCGGTGGCGAACCGGATCAGGACACCCCCGATTTTATCAAACAAGCCGCCATCGACGCGCTCAACGAGGGAAAGACCAAATACACCCCTGCCGCCGGCATCCCCGAGCTGCGTGAGGCCATCGCTGAAAAACTGAAGACCGACAACGGCATCGACTACGACCCGCGCCAGATCGTGGTCAACAGCGGCGCCAAGCAATCCTGCTTCAATGCCATCCTTGCCGTCGTGGAAGAAGGTGACGAGGTCATCATCCCCGCTCCTTACTGGGTCAGCTATCCGGAAATGGTCCGCCTTGCAGGTGGTATTCCCGTGATCGTGGAAACCACCGCGGAAAACGATTGGAAACTCACCCCCGAGCAGTTCGAGGAGAACATGACCGGCCTGACCAAGATGATCATCCTGAACACTCCTGGCAATCCCACCGGCTCCGTTTACAGCGCGGATGAGCTCAAGGCTCTGGGTGAAGTGGCCCTCTACGAGGACATCATCATCCTCTCCGATGAAATTTACGAGCACCTCGTCTACGGCGAGACCAAGCACACCAGCATCGCCTCGCTCAGCAAGGACCTCTACGATCTCACCATCACCGTCAACGGCTTCTCCAAAGCTTACTCGATGACCGGATGGCGCATCGGCTACACCGCTGCTCCCAAGCCGCTGGCTGATGCCATTTCCAAGATTCAGGGTCACACGACCTCGAACGCCACCACCTTCGCCCAGTATGGCGCCCTCGCCGCCCTGGCTGAAGGCAAGGACTTCATCAAGGACCTGAATGCTGAATACGATGTCCGCCGCCAGTTTGTGCACGGTCGCCTCAGCGCCATCAACAACATCAAAGTGGTCGAGCCCAAGGGTGCCTTCTACTGCCTGGTGGACACCACTGACCTCGGACTGAAATCCGTCAACCTCTGCGACAAGTTGCTCACTCGTTACCGCGTTGCCGCCGTTCCTGGTATCGCTTTCGGAAACGACAACAGCATCCGCATCAGCTACTGCACCACCCTCGACGTGCTCAACGAAGGCCTGAGCCGCTTCGAGGAATTCTGTAAGGCGCACTAA
- the truA gene encoding tRNA pseudouridine(38-40) synthase TruA has product MRAISVDWIYWVSVRLKLTIAYDGRPFEGWATQPGGNTVQDLLQKALSTVAKQEIKIQGSGRTDTGVHAHGQVAHFDAPEGLSMNPYNWVPAANSKLPATIRVIDCEQVADDFHARFSAVAKTYTYDLCLAPVLPPLQAGLAWHLPRQLDPASLEQALEILQGEHCFRAFAAKRGNETEDTSYRRSLSRCELQTLPNGYRITYTGNGFLYKMARLLTGAAIYTAQGRLRLDDLEGLLDQPADLPHGRSPYCAPADGLALDHVTYS; this is encoded by the coding sequence GTGCGTGCAATTTCAGTGGATTGGATCTACTGGGTCTCTGTGCGATTGAAACTGACCATAGCGTATGACGGCCGCCCATTCGAAGGCTGGGCCACCCAGCCGGGAGGCAACACGGTGCAAGATCTTCTCCAGAAGGCGCTGTCCACAGTGGCCAAGCAGGAGATTAAAATCCAAGGGTCGGGTCGCACCGATACCGGGGTGCACGCGCATGGGCAGGTGGCGCATTTCGATGCTCCGGAAGGCCTGAGCATGAATCCCTACAATTGGGTGCCCGCCGCGAACAGTAAACTGCCTGCCACCATTCGAGTGATCGACTGCGAACAGGTGGCCGACGACTTTCACGCCCGCTTTTCCGCCGTCGCGAAAACGTATACCTACGATCTCTGCCTGGCTCCGGTGCTACCGCCGCTGCAGGCTGGGCTCGCCTGGCATTTGCCGCGACAGCTCGATCCGGCATCGCTGGAGCAAGCGTTGGAAATCCTCCAGGGTGAGCATTGTTTCCGGGCATTTGCCGCCAAGCGTGGCAATGAGACGGAGGACACGTCCTACCGGCGTTCGCTGAGTCGCTGTGAGTTGCAGACACTGCCGAACGGGTATCGCATCACCTACACTGGCAATGGTTTCCTTTATAAAATGGCAAGGCTACTCACCGGAGCGGCGATTTACACGGCTCAGGGGAGGCTGCGACTGGACGATCTGGAAGGGCTCTTGGATCAGCCTGCTGACCTGCCTCATGGAAGGTCGCCGTATTGCGCGCCGGCGGATGGTTTGGCGCTGGACCATGTGACCTATTCTTGA
- the tsaE gene encoding tRNA (adenosine(37)-N6)-threonylcarbamoyltransferase complex ATPase subunit type 1 TsaE, with product MAEHGEVFRVTSPEEMVALGERLAGELHAGAVLALCGGLGAGKTHFTKGIAAGMGCVGEVTSPTFSLAHEYTGGRLPVFHFDFYRMDSVNEVLRIGWDEYLDEAGIIVVEWPNKFPDLLPPATVWLQFELSPDEDQCRLVRRVAGEDLRSE from the coding sequence GTGGCGGAACATGGAGAAGTATTCCGGGTAACCAGTCCGGAGGAAATGGTTGCTCTGGGAGAGCGGCTGGCTGGTGAGTTGCACGCTGGAGCTGTGCTGGCACTGTGCGGTGGTCTGGGTGCGGGGAAAACACATTTCACCAAAGGCATTGCGGCCGGAATGGGCTGCGTGGGTGAGGTGACCAGCCCTACTTTTTCACTCGCTCACGAATACACGGGCGGTCGACTGCCCGTGTTCCATTTTGATTTTTATCGCATGGATTCGGTGAACGAAGTCCTCCGGATCGGCTGGGATGAGTATCTTGACGAAGCGGGCATTATCGTCGTTGAGTGGCCCAACAAATTTCCAGACCTCCTGCCGCCCGCTACAGTCTGGCTGCAGTTTGAGTTATCACCTGATGAGGACCAATGCCGTCTAGTCAGGCGCGTGGCAGGCGAGGATCTACGCTCTGAGTGA
- a CDS encoding TetR/AcrR family transcriptional regulator — translation MTVTPAQAYRPVQVETREQILKAAWDLFAERGFEDVSVRDVTNAAGVNLASVSYHFGGKEGLIQETVKLCMNPINEYRINLLKKAIEEHGSAENVPLETIMNALMRPAVMPEECGVRSGLMLRLVARYLIESDYNIPSVSRNLYTDVFQTFAMALKAHFPKLTGPQLVKRIVFASGAVIYYHGVGKLAMQLSAGGHGDPQEIDREAMLAEVIDFSIYGFGGQPE, via the coding sequence TTGACCGTCACCCCTGCCCAGGCATATCGTCCAGTCCAAGTGGAAACGAGAGAGCAAATACTGAAGGCGGCATGGGACCTTTTCGCGGAGCGTGGATTTGAAGATGTTTCGGTGCGCGATGTCACCAATGCAGCAGGGGTAAACCTGGCGAGTGTAAGCTACCATTTCGGTGGTAAAGAAGGTCTGATTCAAGAGACCGTGAAGCTCTGCATGAACCCCATCAACGAATACCGGATCAACCTTCTGAAAAAAGCCATCGAAGAACATGGCTCAGCTGAAAACGTGCCACTTGAGACCATCATGAACGCTCTGATGCGTCCGGCCGTCATGCCCGAAGAATGCGGAGTTCGCTCAGGCTTGATGCTACGTTTAGTGGCGCGTTACCTGATCGAGTCCGACTACAATATCCCATCGGTGAGCCGGAATCTCTACACCGATGTGTTCCAAACTTTTGCGATGGCTCTGAAGGCCCACTTTCCCAAATTAACCGGGCCGCAGCTGGTGAAACGGATCGTTTTTGCCTCTGGTGCAGTGATCTACTACCACGGTGTGGGCAAGCTGGCGATGCAGCTCAGTGCTGGCGGTCACGGTGATCCTCAGGAAATCGACCGCGAAGCAATGCTTGCCGAGGTCATTGATTTCTCCATCTACGGATTTGGCGGTCAGCCGGAGTAG
- a CDS encoding amidohydrolase family protein, translating into MIDAHVEVSSENLSQALEELENDIEFSGVDQVIAIQRHPDAALNAPLLELAKASDDLIAGCVTWIPLHSPKIKAYLDEDTHRPNVVAYQESIASAEDLQDADFSRGVQQVTLSGKPLELFMSFDELGAMIQFADQHPGQAMIADFGASIDPASTLPKSGNWARLIRELARRPHIYIRLSSLTPLLQGETAVAQSESLLPYFDTLLSAFGPQRILFGSGWPHALGPTNYPTWLSTVDNLIHALSDAEKRAVYHHNAATFYQLNPPE; encoded by the coding sequence ATGATTGATGCACACGTTGAAGTCTCCTCAGAGAATCTATCTCAGGCCCTGGAGGAATTGGAAAATGACATCGAGTTCAGTGGCGTGGACCAAGTGATTGCCATCCAGCGACACCCGGATGCCGCACTGAATGCCCCCTTGCTTGAGCTCGCTAAAGCCTCGGACGATCTCATTGCCGGCTGTGTCACGTGGATTCCGCTGCATTCCCCCAAAATTAAAGCTTATCTGGACGAAGACACGCACCGCCCTAACGTGGTGGCTTACCAAGAAAGTATCGCATCCGCAGAAGACTTGCAGGATGCCGACTTCAGCCGCGGCGTGCAGCAAGTCACCCTTTCCGGCAAACCGCTGGAGCTGTTCATGAGCTTTGACGAGCTCGGCGCGATGATTCAGTTTGCCGATCAGCACCCGGGGCAAGCCATGATTGCCGACTTCGGAGCATCAATTGACCCTGCCTCCACCCTGCCGAAATCCGGCAACTGGGCACGACTAATCAGAGAGCTGGCGCGCCGTCCGCACATCTACATCCGTCTTTCCAGCCTTACACCGCTGCTGCAAGGAGAGACTGCCGTAGCGCAGTCAGAGTCCCTGCTGCCCTATTTCGATACCCTGCTGAGCGCCTTCGGTCCGCAGCGTATCCTCTTCGGCTCGGGCTGGCCTCACGCGCTCGGCCCAACCAACTACCCCACCTGGCTGAGCACGGTGGATAATTTAATCCATGCTCTGAGCGATGCCGAGAAACGCGCCGTCTATCATCACAACGCCGCAACCTTCTACCAGCTCAACCCGCCGGAATAG
- a CDS encoding RecQ family ATP-dependent DNA helicase, with amino-acid sequence MNTSEQHELLQRHFGHASLRPGQAEIIDRVLAGVNTLAILPTGGGKSLCYQFPAVVSDGLTVVVSPLIALMRDQVNTLLQQGIAAARMDSSADDEAREEIMQEIAAGGLKLLYLSPERLTDPALLALLKKSNIALVAVDEAHCISEWGHSFRPSYIRMPRLVKSLKPKAILALTATASPQTAQGIRKAFRILKKDQVQTSFYRENLQFDVTAGNEEAKKGRLLEVLQSAGMTPAIVYATKRGDVEEVTAFLNRHGVVAKSYHAGMPADVRAEVQDGFVAHRFPVICATIAFGMGVDMPDVRAVIHYHPPKSPEGWIQESGRAGRDGLPSHCELLINADDRTMLEGLVQAKQPGAAAVRAILQHVFSQGSRAIVSRYNLSTLNDVPVELLDILLARLETAGWMVQDGASWMWCHLVPLRWDQAARQRMLRGFPKSQQAMFLEMLDSKRRISLLELAENQVVKMNKIVGQLRELEAGGEVRLKMSHSLTHFRIKKEPENLEELVEEMLAVFQQHTEYDLQRIDSVFKMAQSRRCLAVSLVGYFGEKLAAPCGHCASCLGKKRPRKLPASPAAEVSLDELESIQQLVAEKRAPLSSPERLARFLCGIYSPAMMRYRLYQHDHWGMLERFPFEEVRQLAHRLPL; translated from the coding sequence GTGAACACGTCCGAGCAACATGAGCTGCTCCAGCGGCACTTCGGTCACGCCTCACTGAGGCCGGGCCAAGCGGAGATCATCGATCGGGTGCTCGCGGGCGTCAACACGCTCGCCATCTTGCCCACCGGGGGTGGGAAATCGCTCTGTTACCAATTTCCAGCGGTGGTTTCCGATGGGCTCACTGTGGTGGTCTCGCCACTCATTGCGCTGATGCGCGATCAGGTGAATACCTTGTTGCAGCAAGGCATCGCGGCGGCGCGTATGGATTCGTCCGCCGATGATGAGGCGCGGGAGGAGATTATGCAGGAGATCGCGGCAGGGGGTTTGAAGCTGCTCTATTTATCCCCGGAACGACTGACCGATCCGGCGCTGCTCGCCTTGCTCAAGAAATCGAACATCGCCTTGGTGGCCGTGGACGAGGCGCACTGTATCTCGGAGTGGGGTCACAGTTTTCGGCCATCTTACATCCGCATGCCGCGGCTTGTGAAGTCGCTGAAACCGAAGGCCATTCTCGCACTCACCGCCACCGCCAGTCCCCAGACTGCGCAGGGGATTCGCAAGGCATTTCGGATCCTGAAAAAGGACCAGGTGCAGACTTCGTTTTACCGTGAGAACCTGCAGTTCGATGTGACGGCTGGGAATGAGGAAGCGAAAAAGGGTAGGTTGTTAGAGGTGCTGCAGTCGGCAGGGATGACCCCCGCGATCGTTTACGCCACCAAGCGGGGCGACGTCGAGGAGGTGACGGCCTTTCTCAATCGGCATGGTGTGGTGGCAAAATCCTACCATGCTGGCATGCCCGCCGATGTCCGTGCCGAGGTGCAAGACGGTTTTGTCGCCCACCGTTTCCCGGTCATCTGCGCCACCATCGCCTTTGGCATGGGAGTGGACATGCCCGATGTCAGGGCGGTGATTCACTACCACCCGCCGAAGTCGCCAGAAGGCTGGATTCAGGAGAGTGGTCGGGCAGGGCGTGACGGGCTGCCGAGCCATTGCGAGCTGCTGATCAATGCTGACGACCGCACGATGTTAGAAGGACTGGTGCAAGCCAAACAACCTGGAGCTGCTGCCGTGCGGGCTATCCTGCAGCACGTCTTTTCCCAAGGTTCTAGGGCGATCGTTTCCAGATACAATCTCAGCACCCTCAACGATGTGCCGGTGGAGCTCTTGGATATTCTTCTCGCGCGATTAGAAACAGCGGGGTGGATGGTGCAGGATGGAGCTTCTTGGATGTGGTGCCATTTGGTGCCGCTGCGCTGGGATCAGGCGGCACGCCAGCGGATGCTGCGCGGTTTTCCCAAGAGTCAGCAGGCGATGTTTTTGGAAATGTTGGATTCGAAGCGCCGCATTTCCCTCCTCGAGCTGGCCGAGAACCAGGTGGTGAAGATGAACAAAATCGTCGGTCAACTGCGCGAGCTGGAAGCCGGCGGCGAGGTGCGACTGAAGATGAGTCACAGCCTGACACATTTCCGTATCAAAAAAGAACCCGAGAACCTGGAAGAGCTGGTGGAGGAGATGCTGGCGGTGTTCCAGCAGCACACGGAATACGACCTGCAGCGGATCGACAGTGTCTTCAAAATGGCTCAATCGAGACGCTGCCTGGCGGTCTCATTGGTCGGTTATTTCGGAGAAAAGTTAGCAGCACCCTGTGGCCACTGCGCCTCCTGCCTGGGGAAAAAGCGGCCACGGAAATTACCCGCATCGCCTGCCGCGGAGGTTAGTTTGGATGAGCTGGAGAGCATCCAGCAGCTGGTGGCCGAGAAGCGAGCTCCCTTGTCCAGCCCCGAGCGCTTGGCTCGTTTCCTCTGTGGCATCTACAGCCCGGCGATGATGCGCTACCGCCTCTATCAGCACGACCATTGGGGCATGCTGGAGCGATTCCCCTTCGAGGAGGTGCGGCAGCTGGCTCATCGTCTGCCTTTGTGA
- the pdxA gene encoding 4-hydroxythreonine-4-phosphate dehydrogenase PdxA: MKKKAIIGITLGDQAGIGPEVVAAALTSGQVPTDCDYRIIGDKIDVQPGQPTKASAQAAFDALEESVQLLKNGEIDAVVTAPVGKEGLHEVGFHFPGQTEFFADRLQCQNHAMCLTGKNLTVALVTIHVALADVPELLEKDEIVRIGKLIAEFCQQRGIRQPRVAVCGLNPHAGENGAFGKEDLELVEPAVRELEQSVAGVEFSGPHPPDTIFRPAADGDYDAVLCMYHDQGLIPLKLLDFDTGVNVTLGLPYPRTSPDHGTAYDIAGTGKASASSMVHAIQLACEMSGNCPV, from the coding sequence ATGAAGAAAAAAGCGATTATTGGGATCACACTCGGGGATCAGGCGGGCATTGGCCCGGAAGTGGTGGCGGCGGCACTGACATCCGGTCAGGTGCCGACCGACTGTGATTACCGCATCATCGGCGATAAAATCGACGTCCAGCCCGGTCAGCCGACCAAGGCCAGCGCCCAGGCCGCTTTCGATGCTCTGGAGGAATCCGTGCAGCTGCTGAAAAATGGAGAAATCGACGCCGTGGTCACTGCCCCGGTGGGGAAAGAGGGACTGCACGAGGTCGGTTTCCATTTCCCCGGCCAGACCGAGTTCTTTGCCGATCGATTGCAATGTCAGAACCATGCGATGTGCCTCACGGGGAAAAACCTGACCGTCGCGCTGGTCACGATCCACGTCGCCCTGGCCGATGTGCCGGAGCTGTTGGAAAAAGATGAAATCGTCCGCATCGGGAAACTCATCGCCGAGTTCTGCCAACAGCGTGGGATTCGCCAGCCGAGAGTGGCTGTCTGCGGACTCAACCCCCACGCCGGCGAGAATGGTGCCTTTGGCAAGGAGGACCTGGAATTGGTCGAGCCCGCTGTGCGAGAGCTGGAGCAGAGTGTGGCAGGAGTCGAGTTCAGTGGTCCGCATCCGCCGGATACCATCTTCCGTCCCGCTGCCGATGGCGACTATGATGCGGTGCTCTGCATGTATCACGATCAGGGTTTGATTCCGTTGAAATTGTTAGACTTCGATACCGGAGTCAACGTCACCCTCGGCCTGCCCTACCCTCGCACCAGCCCGGATCACGGCACGGCCTACGACATTGCCGGCACCGGCAAGGCGAGTGCCAGCTCGATGGTTCACGCCATCCAGTTAGCCTGTGAGATGAGTGGAAATTGTCCGGTGTGA
- a CDS encoding MBL fold metallo-hydrolase encodes MAKPDKAETSKRRSETKRDYAGILPKKGWPRRNYHFLRRRLLPQMFKKSDGTVREPIPHPPEEGKIRVTWIGHASFLVQFADHSVIIDPNWANWHGVVKRQRVPGLDLSLMPLVDLVMVTHAHFDHLHKRSLKILESHEGIVVPQGSGSLVKRLGFKTVHEMSVWDELKFGDLNVTHTPSHHWGARYLHDTHRDYGGYMISSGVSKVFHCGDSAYFEGFKEIGKHHTPDVALMPIGAYDAPSGRDVHMNPEEAVRSFIEMKAGILIPMHYGTFPLGNEPDHEPVERLVAEAERLGVADRVLVLEEGIGIEVECLAETKS; translated from the coding sequence ATGGCAAAGCCCGACAAAGCAGAAACAAGTAAACGCCGCTCCGAAACCAAGCGTGACTACGCTGGCATCCTCCCGAAAAAAGGATGGCCGCGTAGAAACTATCACTTCTTGCGCAGGCGACTGCTGCCCCAGATGTTCAAAAAAAGCGACGGCACCGTGCGGGAGCCGATCCCCCATCCGCCGGAGGAGGGAAAAATCCGCGTCACCTGGATCGGCCATGCTTCCTTTCTCGTCCAGTTTGCCGATCACTCGGTGATCATCGATCCCAACTGGGCGAACTGGCATGGCGTGGTCAAGCGACAGCGCGTGCCGGGGCTCGACCTCAGCCTGATGCCCCTGGTCGATCTGGTGATGGTCACCCACGCCCACTTCGACCACCTGCACAAACGCAGCCTGAAAATCCTCGAGTCCCACGAGGGCATCGTGGTCCCCCAAGGCAGCGGCTCACTGGTGAAACGCCTCGGTTTCAAGACCGTGCACGAAATGTCCGTCTGGGATGAATTAAAGTTTGGCGATCTCAATGTCACCCACACCCCCAGCCACCACTGGGGTGCCCGCTACCTGCACGATACTCACCGCGATTACGGCGGTTACATGATTTCCTCCGGTGTGAGTAAGGTATTCCACTGTGGCGACAGCGCCTACTTCGAGGGCTTCAAGGAAATTGGCAAACATCACACGCCAGACGTCGCGCTGATGCCGATCGGTGCCTACGATGCGCCCAGCGGCCGCGACGTGCACATGAACCCGGAGGAAGCGGTGCGCTCATTCATCGAGATGAAAGCCGGCATCCTAATCCCCATGCACTACGGCACCTTCCCCCTGGGCAATGAGCCTGATCACGAACCGGTAGAACGCCTGGTGGCCGAGGCAGAGCGTCTCGGTGTGGCCGATCGCGTGCTCGTGCTGGAGGAAGGCATCGGTATCGAGGTTGAGTGCTTGGCGGAAACAAAATCTTAA
- a CDS encoding C39 family peptidase, with protein MIKAAVFSLTLSALSLGSVLSATPARDLDILFMDAKMWDQPIAEVLNKRSHLAFRWLSKEKRDARSNVKGLQLWSLPVGETILRSQEGKLHSFEVSIYNRGDMGVMKNEDFKQLTEKWHGLIAAKTGIDGEKMNRTQKGSVVSANRWLWECPGAYIALTSSASGYGTGKRPEFLKLTLVSVKFGREMFSGRGGITKSMSRRSELKDSVEEKDNGDRVIAGVPMVDQGRKGYCAVASAERVFRYYGLQVDQHAMAQIAQSSAQGGTNPDRMVASLKRVAGRTKTRLHVLYEIDHREAESDIKDYNRVVKKTRLAPEFPMSSGYFSFQQFLSVCHPATLKAVRSKGTNYDRFKKAIHDKIDEGIPLLWALQVGVIKEKGIPQAGGGHMRLIIGYNEKTDEIIYTDSWGPGHEYKRMKTPDAFAPSMHLITIKPSS; from the coding sequence ATGATCAAAGCCGCCGTTTTCAGCCTCACTCTCAGCGCCCTCAGTCTGGGCTCCGTGCTCTCGGCCACTCCGGCGCGCGATCTCGATATCCTGTTCATGGATGCCAAGATGTGGGATCAACCGATCGCTGAAGTGCTGAACAAGCGCAGCCACCTGGCGTTCCGCTGGCTGTCCAAGGAGAAACGTGACGCCCGTTCCAATGTCAAAGGCCTGCAGCTGTGGTCGCTCCCCGTCGGCGAGACCATCCTCCGCAGCCAGGAGGGAAAGCTGCACTCGTTCGAGGTCTCGATCTACAACCGTGGCGACATGGGCGTGATGAAAAACGAAGATTTCAAGCAGCTCACCGAGAAGTGGCACGGGCTGATTGCCGCCAAGACCGGCATTGATGGCGAAAAAATGAACCGCACTCAAAAAGGCAGCGTTGTCTCGGCGAACCGTTGGCTGTGGGAGTGCCCCGGCGCCTACATCGCCCTGACATCCAGCGCCTCAGGATACGGCACTGGCAAACGGCCTGAGTTCCTCAAACTCACTCTAGTGTCGGTGAAGTTTGGCCGCGAGATGTTCTCCGGACGAGGCGGCATCACCAAGAGCATGAGCCGCCGCTCCGAGCTGAAAGATTCCGTGGAGGAAAAAGACAATGGCGACCGAGTCATCGCCGGCGTGCCAATGGTCGATCAAGGTCGCAAAGGTTACTGCGCGGTGGCCAGCGCCGAGCGTGTGTTCCGCTATTACGGACTGCAGGTGGATCAGCATGCCATGGCTCAAATTGCCCAAAGTTCCGCCCAGGGAGGCACCAATCCGGATAGAATGGTGGCATCGTTAAAACGCGTCGCCGGTCGCACCAAGACCCGACTGCACGTGCTCTATGAAATTGACCACCGCGAGGCTGAGTCCGACATCAAGGATTACAACCGAGTGGTCAAAAAAACTCGCCTAGCCCCCGAGTTCCCGATGAGCAGCGGCTACTTTTCTTTCCAACAGTTCCTCTCCGTTTGTCACCCGGCTACGCTGAAAGCCGTCCGTTCAAAAGGCACGAACTACGATCGATTCAAAAAAGCAATTCACGATAAAATCGACGAAGGAATCCCTCTCCTCTGGGCACTCCAAGTCGGGGTGATCAAAGAAAAAGGCATCCCCCAAGCCGGTGGCGGGCACATGCGCCTGATCATCGGCTACAATGAAAAAACCGATGAGATCATCTACACCGATTCCTGGGGCCCCGGTCACGAATACAAACGGATGAAAACTCCCGATGCCTTCGCTCCGAGCATGCACTTGATCACCATCAAGCCATCATCTTAG